The Quercus lobata isolate SW786 chromosome 9, ValleyOak3.0 Primary Assembly, whole genome shotgun sequence region AGTATTTCCTGTTTTATAAAAGTCCTAATTTCCAAAAAGTAATTGCACAACAGGTCTTGAGCCATGTAaggaaaaatagtttttattgttattcAAAGTAACCACACACTTTTGGTGCGATGGTcatttcacaagtataagtgcttgtgggatGTGGGGGGTAAAGGTCAAGGTTCAAATTTCCAAGAGGGAGctttacatacatatacatttagattatattatagtagaattctatcttgtataaaaataaaaaaaaaaaataaaaaaagaaaaaagaaaaagaaaaagtatttcAAACCATTAGATTTCCCGTCGGAATTATTACAGTTGAATGCACCATGACATAAAAGGTAGGATATGGAAATATACATAAAGCGTAATTACTTGGTGCATATTAAAAAATTGTCTTACTTCAACGTAAATTAATTGTCTAACTAATTAACAATTAAGGCTTTATTTATATCCAATAAGccgtttattttgcttaaaaaattaataagccATATATATTGTACTTCTTGTGGATGTTAAATggataattatatatatttttaaaaatagtgcGGACAAAATCGAAATGGTGGGTGACCTCAGTTCCATTTTTATAGTCTtcctgtttctcaaaaaaaaaaaaaaatttatagtcttccataattttatatgtatatattatatgGTTTTTGAGATTAGTaagaaatatttattaaataatccCCACCCCAGCCCCCATAATCTTAATACTAATAATTGCAATGAAATTAATACTAGTTAATACCCTAGACAATCGTAGCCGTTTCTTGAGGTCAAAAaccatttaaccaaaaaaagaaaagaaaaaagaaaaaagaaaaaaaaaatcaaaaccaaagaaaaaggtCAAAAATGAAAAGTCGAGAAATTGTGTACGCAAGAGTAAGAAAACCAAAGGCGACGCAGAAGCGGTCAAATCGAAACGCAACCTCGtcttaaaaactaaaaagtcacACTTATCCGACGTGGCGAAATCTAATTGGTCAACCTTACTCAACCTTAGCACGCCTTTCAGTACtctaaaacacacacactctGTACTCTCCCCATCTCAAAACGACACTTACATAAATAGCATACGTGTGACGAGCTCAGACCAATAAAAACCCTCCACGTCGACAATCGACCACACTTGGAGCGAGTAGATTCGTCACACCAGAACTCAGCGCGagtaggaaatgaaaaaaaaaaaatctcacgtGCTTGGCACTTCCATGTTTGTCTCGCTCCTTCTCTACTCTTTTGCTGTGCCTTAAAAAACCCCCAAATCTCTCACTCTTTTTCagcacaaacacacacacacacacagaattCAGCAATGGCGATTAGGGTTTCGATTTGCTTTTTTCTGTTTGCTTTGACGATCTTTGCTTCGTCGTCGTTTACTAGAATCAGCGCTGAAGAAGCGGAATCGAAGGAGTTTGTTCTCACCTTGGACCACACCAACTTCTCCGACATTGTTAGCAAGCAAGACTTCATCGTTGTTGAGTTCTACGCCCCATGGTATAATTACAATTCTCGTTTTTTTCATAGATCTGCGTTGTAGTTCTAATCTGTTctaattgttttcattttttatttgaattctcAAATGTGATTGGAACATTTCTGaatcaatttttcaatttgctTTTGCATATGAATTTAAGACTTGGTTTTTGTGAATTTAAGCTTAAGTTGACTGCTTTTCCTGCATGTAGTGTTTAGATTAACGTATAATATAATGAGgattttaacatttgatttaaaTCGGAaagttaagattttttttttatacatactttttgtCTTGATTATTTGTGACAATTTTAGATTGGAAATGTTAAGAAATTAGGGGAATTATAATCTCAAATTAAGAGTTGGTTTTTCTGAATTCAAGATCGAGTTGACTACTTTTTCTGCATATAGTGTTTagattaatttataatatatatatatatatatatatataaagagttgaggattttttttatacatgCTTTTTGTCTGTATATCTGTTTTTAATATTTGGGTATCTTTAAATAAAAGAGATTGGATCTGAGATTGAATCTTGCCTTTACCAAAGTTAGTTACTATTATACAGATATGATCACAGGTCCAATGGGCCCTTTAAACTATAGATGGTCAATGCTTCCAAGCGAATTCGAATTTgaagttctaatttttttttttttgggtttgaaatttgaatttatatatgaatatttaatttaattccaTCAATTCGATATGGTAATTTGCTTTGGTGAAAATTGAATCAATTTTACTATGATAGCTATCATTGATTAGTTGGTATTATAGTAAAGTCAATTTTAGCGGACTTTTGTGTATCAATTACAGGCCATTGGTTATGAGGATTCAATTTCCACTATTTTGTATGCAATGCCTATCTTAATTTGATGCAATGTTTATGTAGAAGTTACATGCTTGAGTTTCCAATTTATGTGTTGTGTATAGCTAAATGTATACATGCAATGATTGAATCAGAAAAACAAAGTGGTAAAGAAATGTGCTTATAAGTTTGTACATAAGGGTTGTAAATCCttctctccatctctctctttgTCTGTGCCTGTTTGTTTGgtctcttttttaattttaatgtttaCCTTTTCTTCTAGGTGTGGCCACTGTAAGAAGCTTGCTCCAGAGGTAATAAGTCTTTCTAAATTAGTGTGTTTAAATATGCTTTTATTCTGCATTTTAGATAGTTTCTGAGGTGGTAACCATGTTTTTGTTCATTTAGTTGACCACATAAATAACCTTCTTTTGTAGTATGAGAAAGCTGCATCTGTATTGAGCAGTCATGACCCTCCAATTACTCTAGCAAAAGTTGATGCCAATGAAGAAGTAAACAAAGAGCTTGCAACCGAATTTGAGGTTAAGGGTTTCCccacaattaaaattttgagaaatggaGGAAAGCATGCTCAAGAGTACAAAGGTCCACGTGATGCAGATGGTATTGTTGCTTATTTGAAGAAACAGAGTGGCCCTGCATCTGCTGAAATAAAATCTGTGGAAGATGCTACCAGTCTTATTGATGACAAGAAGATATTCATTGTATGTGCTCGATGCTATgtgctttttttgtttgtttgttttccccCCTTCCCCTAACCCCCACCCTAAATTGTAGTCTTTAAACACATATTTACATATCCATACAGGTTGGTGTATTCCCAAAATTTTCTGGGGAGGAGTTTGAGAATTTCACAGCTCTTGCCGAAAAATTGCGCTCTGAGTACGAGTTTGGTCATACTTCAGATGCCAAACTCCTTCCACGTGGGGAATCATCAGTGACTGGGCCCATAGTTAGGCTGTTCAAGCCATTTGATGAACTTTTTGTTGATTCCCAGGTATCATAGATTTAATAAATTTCAGAACAGAtggttttgtcttttttatatgttaattgcaggttttttttttttaaaaaaaaaaatactaatttgtTTTAATATGTACACGCATGCAGGACTTCCATGTGGATGCTTTAGAGAAGTTTGTTGAAGAATCCAGTTTGCCTGTTGTGACTGTCTTTAATAGCGATCCAAACAACCACCCCTTTGTTGTCAAATTCTTTAACAGTCCCAACGCTAAGGTATTTGATTAATCAAGAAGTATATTTCCTTTGTCTGCTAATTTGGTTTTGTACATGGTAGAGAACCCACTGTTGCTGCTACACTCGACATTGTTGACTCagtccctctctttctctcttttttatttaattttttaagttttaagtaacAAATATCATTAAATGGGTAGAGGTTATGAACTCTCACCTTACATGCATGAAAATATTTGGTGGGGATAGGTCTTATCTGATGGGATGAGTAACATCAGTAAGAAAGCACAAAAAAGAGACTCAAGTAAGATCCAAAATGAAGGCTCTTAACCTGGCTCCACAACATAGACTCTACAACAAGGATCAACTCAAAAATCTTTATGAATTTGTGTATTCTTCCTTTCATATACAGAGAAATAGTGCATAGCAACATTTCTCTCCATTCTCCCCAAACCTCAATatagttttggattttcttccttcattttaGACACCTACTCTTAGGAAACCTTTAGGAAGTACCACAAATGAAGGggattgggttttatttatttatcccAGTGTGGGTTttacaactctctctctctctcattaactttatatttatttcttcaATGTTGTGTTTCGATATGCATGGCAATCCTTTTCCCACTggggtttgggtttggattttctctaatttggaattgttGTAATGCTTGCTGGGTTATAATTTCATTGGGACACGCATTTATCTTGCATGTCCGTTTTCTGCATTTTGTCTCTTTCAATAATTTATGTATGATTTTCACTTATAAAAAAgagtataatttctattttctcCCATAGATACTATTGATCATCTTCTAAATAGAAGTTTTGGAAATTGGTAGGCCATGTTGTTCTTGAACTTCAGCAATGAAGTTGCTGATCCCTTTCAATCAAAGTATCGCGAAGTTGCTGAGCAATTTAAAGGAGAAGGAATAAGCTTTCTGATTGGAGATCTGGATGCTAGTCAAGGTGCCTTCCAGGTTAGTATGTTTTCATCCTATAACTGGTTTTGGTTCTTTGCTCAGTATGTTCCTTTGATATGGTAAATGTTTTGGTTTGTATGATCAGTATTTTGGACTTAGCGAAGATCAAGTGCCTCTAATCATCATCCAGAAGGATAATGGACAGAAATATTTGAAACCAAACTTGGAGCCGGATCATATTGCACCTTGGGTGAAAGCATACAAGGTGATcccttgctttttttttttcatgtactGCTCTTGTTTTTAATGGtgatatcctttttttttttttttcatgtaggATATATGTAAAGCAAAGTAGCTTTTAGGATGGACTATGTTCTTGATAACGTTTTCCTTTATCCAGTGATAGGATATTGTGTACATagttttcccttctttttttttggggggggggggggggtgctttttgtggaaaaaatgttggggggtgggggtgggatTGGAATCCATTTAATTCCATTCTGACTGAAGAACACAATTGCAGGATGGTGAAGTCCCAGCATATAAAAAGTCTGAGCCTATTCCTGAATCTAACAATGAGCCTGTGAAAGTGGTTGTTGCTGATACCCTACAAGACATAGTTTTCAACTCTGGAAAGAATGGTGAGTAAAACTAACTTTATTCATGTCATGTATTGGTGTGTTAGTCTGCTTACTCTGCTGCTTTGATGTTTGGTGTGGCTAAGCATCCCAGTCCTTTAGTGCTGTACCTTTTGTTTTGAATGTacaattctatttcttttctgtaaAATAGGATTATTCTGTGTGGACTAAGGACAGcttttgaatttggattggataAGCATCCAACAATTAATGCCaatatttttttggaccaaATTCCTCTGCCTCCTCCATTAAACAAGGTTTGGAGGGTGCATGATTTGTATTTACCTAtaaagagaattcaaaaaattgctCTATGCAGAGGTGTTTGTTTTCATCAATAGGATATATTTGTTCACTTGATCCTTATGGCATGTGGACAAAATCTCTAATTGGATCAATATAATATctgatgctttccaaatcatgcTATTTTAACCTGTGTTAAACGTGGTGCTTTCTGTTGTCAACTTGTCATCAAAATGATTTATATTATTCTCCTCATTCCTTACGCGTCGCATTTGTAAAGCTTTGTTGTACTTCTTGCTTCCGTCCTGTGATATGATTCCTAATCATGTTCTTCTCTGTGTCTGTTTGCGTTGGTTGGGGGAGGTAGGGTGGGGAGGGGAGGGGAGCTACTAGGGTGGGGAGGGGAGGGGAGCTACCATAAGTTTAGGAACTGTGAAGACATCTAAGTTTGCTGTAGTATAAAAGATTATGTTTTTGACTAACCTTGGGAAAATGTCGGGGAAAGATCTGTCGAAAACATAATGATTTTGATATGTTGTCTATGGATGTCTCTGCATTGTTTTGTGAGTGAGTTAAAAATACTccttgaatgaaaaattatattcaaaatctGCAATCAGTGAAAGCCCAAATTTTAAGGTCATTTCCTCAGTACTTAATTTGCACATAAGATTGTCTGCCCCTATAAAAtagctgtaatttttttttcctgcttttACTTCCTTTGTGATTTAAATTGGTGGATTGAGAGATTTATGATATCCACAGAACTTCTACTAGTTAGTTCTATTGTTGTGAAGTTATGATAGTGGAGGATTTTGTTTAAAGAATTGAATTGCTTTAGTGTACGGGCACCAAGAAAAactgatacacacacacacacacgcacatgCATCAATTAATGTTCAGTACCTTAATTTATGCTTTGTGaattattttgttcttgtgATTATCATGTGGAAATTATAGTCACATTAAATGTTTCACTTTGCAGTCCTCATAGAGTTTTATGCTCCTTGGTGTGGGCACTGCAAAAAGTTGGCTCCAATCTTGGATGAGGTTGCTGTCTCATATGAAAATGATGCTGCTGTTGTTATTGCAAAGCTTGTAAGATCTATTAACTTGTTTAACTTTAGGAATACTGTTGTATGCATATTATAAGTCTTTGTTATCTACACAATCTGTGCACAAATGTCCGCTtagatttgtaaattttttataattgtaaatttaccATACTAGCGATGGTTGTATAACAAACTGGTCTAGAATCTTGCTTGGCAGGACACAGTATTAAGCTTACAATACTTCAAAAGTTAGGATTGAATTCACtgagcaaaaaaagaaaagaaaaaaaaagatccgAATATAAGAAATGATAGAAAACATACATCAAAGCGGGGAAGGTATAACTGCTGAATAGTATGATTTAAGGGGGGTCACCACATTTGTTTTTATCAATTGCGCACACAACAAAAGATTTATTCAAAACATTGTGTGTATTAAACTTCAGGATTATTAAACCTTTCTGCTCAATAATCATGCAAGGATTCAATATCTTCTTGTCTCCTTCAGTGTTAGTGGCATTCTTATCATTATTAAAATTGTTGGCCGAACTGATTTATATGCATTATACATCTCCAGAATACAAGGAATCCGCTTTAGATTTGTAGtatcttttaaatttgttagaacaatttattagaaaatattgGCCGAACTGATTTATATGCATTATACATCTCCAGGATACAAGGAATCTGCTTTAGATTTGTAGTATCTTTTAACTTTGTTAAGAAAactttattagaaaatattCAAAGTTTTAGCAAACTAGGCATGCAGCTATTCTGACCCTTTCCTTGGTCTTAAATCAATACTTCATTGAATTTGTATGGATGAGACTCGACCTGATATGTTTCCTCTGTTATCTGCTgtcattgtttattttttttcttgcagtAAGATTGCTGACTGCTCAGTTGACAAACTCTCCTCACCCCTCCCATTTGTTGACCTAACTTTGTAGAAATTAgtaataatctttatatatggtTGACTGTACAATATGTTTTGATACTATTTCCTGCCTCTTCCTAGGATGCAACTGCAAATGATATCCCAAGTGATACCTTTGATGTCAAAGGTTACCCAACTTTGTACTTCAAGTCTGCAAATGGAGACCTGTTGCAGTATGATGGTGATAGGACCAAGGAAGGCATCATAGAATACATTGAAAAGAATCGGGATAAAACTACCTCACAAGACAAAACTACCTCAGAAGACAAAACCAGGTCACAAGACGCATCAAAAGATGAGCTCTAAAGAAGGTAATTGTAGCTGTGGATCTTGAACCTACAATCTCACTGTCCATCTTGCTCTTACAAGAGTaaggaggtgccatttgagctagtgCTATTGgcatttttctttgttcttattaTCTATTCTCCTCTTTTTGTGGCTCCTCTTAAGAGTCTGGCCTaaagaatttatatttaaaaagtgGGTAAAATGAAGAATGTGGGTGTGACTGTGAGGGCATAGATATAATGCAAGAATTATTAGGtctagggtctgtttgggactgaaaactttttattgaaagtactgtaacaaatagtactgtgggattcatgaatagtatcaaaaagtgcagtggggtccatgaatagtagcaaaataagctaaataataaaatgagcTGACTTTTTGATTTGAAACCAAATGCATGCCTAATATGATAAAGGATTAGATTCTTGGGCTGGTTTTGGAGGATTTATCTGTTACAACTTCCAATAGATGCTCATGTTTGCCATTAAATATTGGAgatgcttatttatttatttttcctaaattttttttttcatgcttagtaattcaaaaattgagagaaatgGATGAGGCCGTACctcaaatgaattttatttaatcttGAAGATGATAAAATGTATTACCTGGCCGATCATTATTATCCAATCTCTGCAAGTTGACAAGTTAAGCTGAAGACCTGTGTGTGCACGTGCGCACGTATATACGTATAGTCTGATCCTCTCTTAATGGAATTTATTGATGTTTTCTCTCATGCAGGACAGCCTATTAGAGTCAAGAGGATAGAGACATACACAGTCGCACATGTATCGTGTATAATGGCTCTATACAAAAATGGTAGCATGATTCCAATGCTTGATCTCCCCTCCCTGCCAgttactcttcttcttctgacTCTAAAATTCTGTTTCTATGAATAAAATGGGAGTAATCTTTAGTAGTCTGTAGCTTGTAGTAGCCTTTGGGAGCATAGTTTACAGTGTAACAGTTTTGTGGCTGTAGAAACACCTTTTATCAAAGTTATAAATTAAGCGGGAACAGTTTAATTTCAGATGCCAATAGTTCAAAACATTGGTATGTTCCTTCCCCCCcggcccccaaaaaaaaaaaaaaaaatggttttgttGGAATTATTGCTTTAAATGATGCTCTAAATGATTGTGGAGCTCTGAAAACGGAGTTTCACCGAAGCAGTCGCTTTCCATATATGAAGTTTCAAGTTGATCAACAGTTAAATCTCATTCTGAGTACAACTAATCTTGCCTGGCAAGAAATTCCTTCGAGAGTCAATGACTTTAGTGTCATTACTCTTGAGCACAGATCCTAATGAGATTGAGATGTGCATCTTAGCATCTCTACCAGTACAGATCATTTATAAGGGCCATCTACTCATCTCTAcccaaaaaatatcatttattagGGTTCGCTCCGGTAACGAGTATTTTAGCAGTTGATTAAGgctgagttttatttatttatttttaataattgatcagtgtttttttttaagtcaggaaaactacatatttggtgTTTTACTTTTAGGCTATATGTGACATTTTAGTATTATGTCAAAAACTATTAAGTAATAGATGGAAAATACTGATGTAGTTGGTGAagataaaatatcattttcttgtCTATCAGACTGCCATTGTGTTAGAACATTTTTCActcttctttatatatgtgtctatttctttaaaaaaaaaaaaaaaaatacagactTTCAATTGCGCTAATGCTAActgaaaaacaaagcaatataaaataaaaatacttttatCTCTGTGTGCATTCCACTTTCCACAAAACGAAAGAAGAAAGCCTGTACCATAACACCACAAACGTATCAATGGTAGGAAAAGGCAGAGGTACTCCCAAGCCCCTCCTCCTCCATTGTCCACTTGGGCCTCTACACTGCTCAAATGGATCTCCTTTATCTTGCTCACCATCTTTAACGGTCCACCACAAatgattttccaaacaaaacaaaaaccaaaccaaagcTCTGCTCTGTATCTCTTTCTCTTCGTGGTTTCATTTTAAGTAGTATTTGCTATGGTTTTTCTGATCTATTAATGTTaccttatattatatatgttggACTTGACTATGGTTTTTGCTTCCAAAAGAAGTATTGGTATTGGCCAAAAACCATACAACTTGAACACTGATTACTGCATTCCCTTATTCCATCAAATT contains the following coding sequences:
- the LOC115959697 gene encoding protein disulfide-isomerase-like — protein: MAIRVSICFFLFALTIFASSSFTRISAEEAESKEFVLTLDHTNFSDIVSKQDFIVVEFYAPWCGHCKKLAPEYEKAASVLSSHDPPITLAKVDANEEVNKELATEFEVKGFPTIKILRNGGKHAQEYKGPRDADGIVAYLKKQSGPASAEIKSVEDATSLIDDKKIFIVGVFPKFSGEEFENFTALAEKLRSEYEFGHTSDAKLLPRGESSVTGPIVRLFKPFDELFVDSQDFHVDALEKFVEESSLPVVTVFNSDPNNHPFVVKFFNSPNAKAMLFLNFSNEVADPFQSKYREVAEQFKGEGISFLIGDLDASQGAFQYFGLSEDQVPLIIIQKDNGQKYLKPNLEPDHIAPWVKAYKDGEVPAYKKSEPIPESNNEPVKVVVADTLQDIVFNSGKNVLIEFYAPWCGHCKKLAPILDEVAVSYENDAAVVIAKLDATANDIPSDTFDVKGYPTLYFKSANGDLLQYDGDRTKEGIIEYIEKNRDKTTSQDKTTSEDKTRSQDASKDEL